In Saccharothrix violaceirubra, the following are encoded in one genomic region:
- a CDS encoding acyl carrier protein — translation MSVEIVNAISTVIRELIPEYEGDIDLSSNFEEMGVDSLSRVDLVVALEREFSVTIPDSVLAELTTVGDLVAFVESAETAGSVAR, via the coding sequence ATGTCCGTGGAGATCGTCAACGCCATCAGCACCGTGATCCGGGAGCTGATCCCCGAGTACGAGGGCGACATCGACCTGTCGTCGAACTTCGAGGAGATGGGCGTCGACTCGCTGAGCCGGGTCGACCTCGTGGTCGCGTTGGAGCGCGAGTTCTCCGTGACCATCCCCGACTCGGTGCTCGCCGAGCTGACCACCGTCGGGGACCTCGTCGCGTTCGTCGAGAGTGCCGAAACCGCGGGCAGCGTCGCGCGATGA
- a CDS encoding beta-ketoacyl-ACP synthase 3, with product MNRGSRIAGVGSYRPVRRVSNDELAATTTVSAQWIVERTGISARRYAGDDETVVSMATAASIAAVKAADLVPDDIDLVILATSTREQLAPAGAPQVATGLGARGAGAFDLNAVCAGFTFGLSMASAAVRTGQARNVVLVGSDKLSPMIGPELPDTYAIFADGAGAVVVTGADHEGIGQAVWGSDGSRHDVIESRTREDGALRATMDGPIVYRWATGEMPAVAHAACERFGVTLADIDWFVPHQANRRIITTISRALKVPADKVVDDIGETGNTSSASIPLALSALRDSGRTEPGQLVLFLGFGSGLSHAGLVARMC from the coding sequence GTGAACCGTGGTTCCAGAATCGCGGGCGTCGGCTCCTACCGACCGGTCCGCAGAGTGTCCAACGACGAGCTGGCCGCCACCACCACGGTGAGCGCCCAGTGGATCGTCGAGCGCACCGGCATCAGCGCGCGCCGCTACGCCGGCGACGACGAGACCGTGGTCTCGATGGCGACGGCCGCCTCGATCGCCGCGGTCAAGGCCGCCGACCTGGTGCCCGACGACATCGACCTGGTCATCCTCGCCACCTCCACCCGTGAGCAGCTCGCCCCGGCGGGCGCGCCCCAGGTCGCCACCGGCCTCGGCGCGCGCGGCGCGGGCGCGTTCGACCTCAACGCGGTGTGCGCCGGCTTCACGTTCGGTCTGTCCATGGCATCGGCGGCGGTGCGCACGGGCCAGGCGCGCAACGTGGTGCTCGTCGGCTCGGACAAGCTGTCCCCGATGATCGGGCCGGAGCTGCCCGACACCTACGCGATCTTCGCCGACGGCGCGGGCGCGGTCGTCGTCACCGGCGCCGACCACGAGGGCATCGGCCAGGCGGTCTGGGGCAGCGACGGGTCGCGTCACGACGTGATCGAGTCGCGCACCCGCGAGGACGGCGCCCTGCGCGCCACCATGGACGGCCCGATCGTCTACCGCTGGGCCACCGGCGAGATGCCCGCCGTCGCGCACGCCGCGTGCGAGCGCTTCGGCGTGACGCTCGCGGACATCGACTGGTTCGTGCCGCACCAGGCCAACCGGCGCATCATCACCACGATCTCGCGGGCGCTGAAGGTGCCCGCGGACAAGGTCGTCGACGACATCGGCGAGACCGGCAACACGTCGTCGGCGTCCATCCCGCTCGCGCTGTCCGCACTGCGCGACAGCGGCCGGACCGAACCGGGACAGCTCGTGCTGTTCCTCGGCTTCGGCTCGGGACTGAGCCACGCGGGCCTCGTCGCCCGCATGTGCTGA
- the fabG gene encoding 3-oxoacyl-ACP reductase FabG → MANDGLARPVALVSGGARGIGRAVVVRLAQAGYDVAFCYRRDVSAAELTIKEAGLHGGRVIAEQVDVADKAQVDEYVERTVAELGVPSALVSCAGVVRDKPLALLTTDDWNDVLRTNLDGAFHLCRAALRPMIGLRGGSIITVSSIAGVEGNATQTNYSASKAGLIGFTKALSKEVGRYRIRANVVAPGLIDTDMTAGLDEKTIKGYLQRVPLNRFGKSAEVADTIAFLASEQASYITGQVFRVDGGIGL, encoded by the coding sequence ATGGCGAACGATGGGTTGGCGCGCCCGGTCGCGCTGGTGTCCGGGGGAGCACGGGGAATAGGTCGGGCGGTCGTCGTCCGACTCGCGCAGGCGGGCTACGACGTGGCCTTCTGCTACCGCCGGGACGTGTCGGCGGCCGAACTGACGATCAAGGAAGCCGGGCTGCACGGCGGTCGCGTGATCGCCGAGCAGGTCGACGTGGCGGACAAGGCGCAGGTCGACGAGTACGTCGAGCGCACCGTCGCGGAGCTGGGCGTACCCAGCGCGCTGGTCTCGTGCGCGGGTGTCGTGCGGGACAAGCCGCTCGCGCTGCTCACGACCGACGACTGGAACGACGTCCTGCGCACGAACCTCGACGGCGCGTTCCACCTGTGCCGCGCGGCGCTGCGCCCGATGATCGGTCTGCGCGGCGGCTCGATCATAACGGTGTCTTCCATTGCCGGTGTCGAGGGCAATGCGACGCAGACCAACTACTCGGCGTCCAAGGCCGGCCTGATCGGGTTCACGAAGGCCCTGTCCAAGGAGGTCGGCCGCTACCGCATCAGGGCGAATGTCGTCGCACCCGGCCTGATCGACACCGACATGACCGCCGGGCTCGACGAGAAGACGATCAAGGGCTATCTGCAGCGGGTTCCGCTGAACCGTTTCGGCAAATCCGCCGAGGTCGCGGACACGATCGCATTCCTGGCCTCCGAGCAGGCGTCCTACATCACCGGCCAGGTGTTCCGGGTGGACGGCGGTATCGGACTGTGA
- a CDS encoding condensation domain-containing protein — MSTSPLSVGQEALRFLHDLAPDSAAYNVAFAFGIRDEIDLDALAAAVRLTARRHDMLRSSFDDARGRVVHDDVVRLDVRRVDDEVLTDLVSAVITEPFRLREAPLIRFVLLVGPNETVFVMVAHHAVVDAGSQTVILRDLFAFYRSGADTELPELPATFADHVRAEIAVLESPRRAELVAYWRQAVAGAPFTLDLPTDRPRPPVQRYRGAAMLTRVPDDVVADLRAAARGVRVTPFVFLVTAFQLLLHRYSGQDDFLLGCVLSTKDRRMANVVGNFANPVLLRPRVGRATTFRELAEETSRQLRYATAHRDLPFALLPAELGVPQDRSRSALFQVVVSAYLAGGEDTLLDELFRGSTDFEYQGVRVAATTMPPQQTGQFDLTLELHMSRGAVGTVLKYSTDLFDESTIRRMAGHYHALLASAAADPDGVAARLSMVDGAERAELIAASAGATGEPLDW, encoded by the coding sequence ATGTCGACGTCCCCGTTGTCGGTCGGCCAGGAAGCCCTGCGGTTCCTGCACGACCTCGCTCCCGACAGCGCCGCGTACAACGTGGCATTCGCATTCGGCATTCGCGACGAGATCGACCTCGACGCGTTGGCCGCGGCCGTCCGGCTCACCGCCCGGCGGCACGACATGCTGCGTTCGTCCTTCGACGATGCCAGAGGCCGTGTGGTGCACGACGACGTGGTGCGCCTGGACGTGCGCCGGGTCGACGACGAGGTGCTCACCGACCTGGTGTCGGCCGTGATCACCGAGCCGTTCCGGCTGCGCGAGGCACCGCTGATCCGGTTCGTGCTCCTGGTCGGGCCGAACGAGACCGTCTTCGTGATGGTGGCACACCACGCCGTGGTCGACGCAGGGTCGCAGACCGTGATTTTGCGGGATCTGTTCGCGTTCTACCGCTCCGGCGCGGATACCGAACTGCCCGAGCTGCCCGCGACCTTCGCCGATCATGTGCGCGCCGAGATCGCGGTGCTGGAGTCGCCGCGCCGGGCCGAGCTGGTGGCGTACTGGCGGCAGGCCGTGGCCGGCGCGCCGTTCACGCTCGACCTGCCCACCGACCGGCCGCGCCCGCCCGTGCAGCGCTACCGGGGTGCGGCGATGCTCACGCGCGTGCCCGACGACGTGGTGGCGGACCTGCGCGCGGCGGCACGCGGCGTGCGCGTGACGCCGTTCGTGTTCCTGGTGACCGCGTTCCAGTTGCTGCTGCACCGGTACAGCGGGCAGGACGACTTCCTGCTCGGGTGCGTGCTGTCCACGAAGGACCGCCGGATGGCGAACGTGGTCGGCAACTTCGCCAACCCGGTGCTGCTGCGGCCCCGCGTGGGCCGGGCGACGACGTTCCGCGAGCTGGCCGAGGAGACCTCGCGGCAGCTCCGGTACGCGACCGCGCACCGCGACCTGCCGTTCGCCCTGCTGCCGGCGGAACTGGGCGTGCCGCAGGACCGCAGCCGGTCCGCGTTGTTCCAGGTCGTCGTGAGCGCGTATCTGGCGGGGGGTGAGGACACTCTGCTGGATGAGCTGTTCCGGGGCAGCACCGATTTCGAGTACCAGGGCGTGCGCGTGGCGGCCACGACGATGCCGCCGCAGCAGACCGGGCAGTTCGACCTGACGCTGGAACTGCACATGAGTCGCGGGGCGGTGGGCACGGTGCTCAAGTACTCGACCGATCTGTTCGACGAGAGCACGATCCGCCGCATGGCCGGGCACTACCACGCGCTGCTGGCCTCGGCCGCCGCCGACCCGGACGGCGTCGCCGCCCGACTGTCCATGGTGGACGGTGCGGAGCGCGCGGAACTGATCGCGGCGAGCGCCGGCGCGACCGGCGAGCCGCTGGACTGGTGA
- a CDS encoding acyltransferase domain-containing protein yields METSIGLLPGQGSFRAGAVDVLLADGVARAELATVDEVVRETLALHLLKSTTGTDRLGEDELYATEPDLAQVAGFATSVALAALLRSRGASVSVFAGHSLGEISALVCAGALSTEDGAWVLAQRIAVLREVDTSGGGMLALSCERDRVQRILELLPTRDVVVAVDNGRRQTVVSGPADSLRRVERIGSALGVPVAALRAPHPFHHVLLEPARVAFAEALRGIRTSIPHTPVFSPILGRYYRPREDLSESLPAHLVHPVSFGPTVDRAHRDGTRVWVELGAGRTLTTLVRSAHPADTVLTPLHGGPDNLTRTVEFLTTTPPVPTLATRVPPAHSAAVGTDGATTADLFPTTLPAPFPRPASGPAKALSAPVTRPAAIDVAGAPLAPATVPARADAVRAAHQTTDTVGASAPHAPAALPHPAPTAEDVESRIRRMYATALEYPEEVFESAAELEADLGVDSVKQTELMNRLGQEFGLGPRPDRARVGDYRTFGQVVAFVREALSR; encoded by the coding sequence GTGGAGACGTCGATAGGACTGTTACCTGGACAGGGGAGTTTCCGGGCGGGCGCGGTGGACGTGCTGCTCGCCGACGGGGTGGCCCGCGCGGAGCTGGCGACCGTCGACGAGGTGGTGCGCGAGACGCTGGCACTGCACCTGCTGAAGTCGACGACCGGCACCGACCGGCTGGGCGAGGACGAGCTGTACGCGACCGAGCCGGACCTGGCGCAGGTGGCCGGGTTCGCGACGTCGGTGGCGCTGGCGGCGCTGCTGCGGTCACGGGGCGCCTCGGTGTCGGTGTTCGCCGGGCACAGCCTGGGCGAGATCTCCGCGCTCGTGTGCGCCGGCGCACTGTCCACCGAGGACGGCGCGTGGGTGTTGGCGCAGCGGATCGCGGTGTTGCGCGAGGTGGACACCAGCGGCGGCGGGATGCTGGCGTTGAGCTGCGAGCGCGACCGGGTGCAACGCATCCTCGAACTGCTGCCGACCCGGGACGTGGTGGTGGCCGTCGACAACGGGCGGCGGCAGACCGTGGTGTCGGGCCCGGCGGACTCGTTGCGCCGGGTGGAGCGGATCGGCTCGGCCCTGGGCGTGCCGGTGGCGGCGTTGCGCGCACCCCACCCGTTCCACCACGTGCTGCTGGAACCGGCCCGCGTGGCGTTCGCGGAGGCGCTGCGGGGGATCAGGACGTCGATCCCGCACACGCCGGTGTTCTCGCCGATCCTGGGCCGCTACTACCGGCCTCGGGAGGACTTGTCGGAGTCCCTGCCGGCGCACCTCGTGCACCCGGTCTCGTTCGGTCCGACGGTCGACCGCGCCCACCGCGACGGGACCCGCGTGTGGGTGGAACTGGGAGCCGGCCGCACGCTGACCACCCTGGTCCGCTCGGCCCACCCGGCGGACACCGTGCTGACGCCGCTGCACGGCGGCCCGGACAACCTGACCCGGACCGTGGAGTTCCTGACCACCACGCCGCCGGTGCCGACCCTGGCGACCCGCGTGCCGCCCGCCCACTCCGCCGCGGTGGGTACGGACGGCGCCACCACGGCGGACCTCTTCCCCACAACACTCCCGGCGCCCTTCCCCCGCCCGGCCTCCGGACCGGCCAAGGCGCTTTCGGCACCCGTCACCCGACCGGCCGCCATCGACGTGGCGGGGGCACCCCTCGCTCCCGCGACCGTTCCCGCCAGGGCGGACGCCGTGCGAGCCGCGCACCAGACCACCGACACCGTCGGGGCGTCGGCACCTCACGCACCCGCGGCCCTTCCCCACCCGGCCCCGACCGCCGAGGACGTCGAGTCCCGGATCCGGCGGATGTACGCGACGGCCCTGGAGTACCCCGAGGAGGTGTTCGAGTCGGCCGCCGAGCTGGAGGCCGATCTCGGCGTCGACTCGGTCAAGCAGACCGAACTGATGAACCGGCTCGGGCAGGAGTTCGGGCTCGGGCCGCGCCCCGACCGGGCGCGGGTCGGGGACTACCGGACGTTCGGGCAGGTCGTGGCGTTCGTGCGGGAAGCGCTGAGCCGGTGA
- a CDS encoding SDR family oxidoreductase, translated as MTGPLGGRVALVTGGAGSVGERIVRGLAEAGATVLINCFHSYDAGRRLADDLVSAGHHAEVMRASVAKPAQVERMVAEVDRTHGSLDILVNNAAAGTFASWDELTEEHLDQAFATNVKGALWCARAARPLLARGTDPCIVNVSSIGASHAPANYLPVGIAKAALESLTRYLAAEFAEDGIRVNTASAALLDNEVGRRFPGADSVRANTVAATPAGRLGDPDDLADVVLLLASPGSRFVTGQTLLADGGLSLMRHAMAPTPSTPSTTASSTLHGDERHPVRHSRPTSTDPATDGESPSRVTTPDPVGSDHTTASVPTTDRPSLPTDPDPVVVVGMGLAVPGASDPDGFWRLLERGGEQFVEVPPDRWPAHAFHDDDPDAPDKTYQSRSGFITDFTPHPRLEPDFAADPTAKWLRHSAIQALEHVTTRPGDRFSVCVGYTPDGSPHLQEALVRGELEALADPEHAAEVAAFADRVLPGSRTGHLPLSHRIGQDALRGLVPDDARLVMVDTACSSSLYAIDLGIRDLVAGRADVAVCGGAFALAPPGSVLFAKVRGLSRTGAVRALDRDADGVLFSDGAGVVVAKRLSRALADGDAILGVLAGSGLSADGRGKAIYAPSSGGQSLAISRALARTGIGPADVDWVIAHATGTPAGDEAEFTALRDAYSSGTVQVTSNKSLIGHTGWAAGVVSVIQALLALRHGRIPAQHRFTAVPERFGIEGTGLTVPTESVPWPARADRPRTVAVSGFGFGGTNAHLLVQEYRPGRANRSGYGTRAARPAVVVGWSTHLADGGTFGDAYPHPPFHLLRMPAAAVRATDRTQLAILECVDRLPAEVRAVCEAHHARVGVVVGHTGPTRSASLYGLRAYLDALDEAADTESVKVLLKRARHHATGLIGAPTEDSFPGGMPNVIAARPCNRFDLRGLNVAVDGGDESLSQAFATARRYLEFGDVDLVLVAGVHGNTLPSWRALTDSATPPTEGAALFAVATGDLAEATGLPVLAELTEESP; from the coding sequence GTGACCGGGCCGCTCGGGGGTCGGGTCGCCCTGGTCACCGGTGGTGCGGGCAGCGTGGGCGAGCGGATCGTGCGCGGGCTGGCCGAGGCCGGCGCCACGGTGCTGATCAACTGCTTCCACTCCTACGACGCGGGCCGACGACTGGCCGACGACCTGGTGTCGGCCGGTCACCACGCCGAGGTCATGCGTGCGTCGGTCGCCAAGCCCGCGCAGGTCGAGCGCATGGTCGCCGAGGTGGACCGCACGCACGGCAGCCTGGACATCCTGGTCAACAACGCGGCGGCCGGGACGTTCGCGTCCTGGGACGAGTTGACCGAGGAACACCTCGACCAGGCGTTCGCGACCAACGTCAAGGGCGCCCTGTGGTGCGCCCGCGCGGCCCGCCCGCTGCTGGCACGCGGCACGGACCCGTGCATCGTGAACGTGTCGTCGATCGGCGCGAGCCACGCACCGGCGAACTACCTGCCGGTCGGCATCGCCAAGGCCGCACTGGAATCGCTGACCCGGTACCTGGCCGCCGAGTTCGCCGAGGACGGCATCCGCGTCAACACCGCGTCGGCCGCCTTGCTGGACAACGAGGTCGGCCGCCGGTTCCCGGGTGCCGACAGCGTGCGGGCCAACACCGTCGCGGCCACGCCCGCCGGGCGGCTCGGCGATCCCGACGACCTGGCGGACGTGGTGCTGTTGCTGGCCTCGCCCGGCTCCCGGTTCGTCACGGGTCAGACGCTGCTGGCCGACGGCGGTCTGTCCCTGATGCGCCACGCCATGGCACCGACCCCGAGCACGCCGTCCACGACGGCCTCCAGCACCCTTCACGGCGACGAACGGCACCCGGTCCGGCACAGCCGCCCGACTTCGACGGACCCGGCCACCGACGGCGAGTCGCCATCACGCGTCACCACCCCGGACCCGGTCGGCAGCGACCACACCACCGCATCCGTCCCGACCACCGACCGCCCGTCCCTTCCCACCGACCCGGATCCGGTCGTCGTCGTCGGCATGGGACTCGCGGTGCCGGGTGCGTCCGACCCGGACGGGTTCTGGCGGTTGCTGGAGCGTGGCGGCGAGCAGTTCGTCGAGGTGCCGCCCGACCGGTGGCCCGCGCACGCCTTCCACGACGACGACCCGGACGCACCGGACAAGACCTACCAGTCCCGGTCCGGGTTCATCACCGACTTCACGCCGCACCCGCGCCTGGAACCCGACTTCGCGGCCGACCCGACCGCGAAGTGGTTGCGGCACAGCGCGATCCAGGCGTTGGAGCACGTGACCACCCGGCCGGGCGACCGGTTCTCCGTGTGCGTCGGCTACACCCCCGACGGCAGCCCGCACCTCCAGGAAGCCCTGGTGCGCGGTGAACTGGAGGCGTTGGCCGATCCGGAGCACGCCGCCGAGGTCGCCGCCTTCGCCGACCGGGTGCTGCCCGGCAGCCGTACGGGCCACCTGCCGCTGTCCCACCGGATCGGACAGGACGCACTGCGCGGGCTCGTGCCCGACGACGCCCGGCTCGTCATGGTCGACACCGCGTGCTCGTCGTCGCTCTACGCGATCGACCTGGGCATCCGTGACCTGGTCGCGGGACGCGCGGACGTGGCCGTCTGCGGCGGCGCTTTCGCTTTGGCCCCACCGGGTTCGGTCCTGTTCGCCAAGGTGCGCGGGCTGAGTCGGACCGGTGCGGTGCGGGCGCTCGACCGGGACGCCGACGGCGTGCTGTTCTCCGACGGCGCGGGTGTCGTGGTGGCCAAGCGGTTGTCGCGGGCGTTGGCCGACGGCGACGCGATCCTGGGCGTGCTCGCCGGGTCCGGGCTGTCCGCCGACGGTCGGGGCAAGGCGATCTACGCCCCGTCGAGCGGCGGGCAGTCGCTGGCGATCTCGCGGGCGTTGGCGCGCACCGGGATCGGGCCCGCCGACGTCGACTGGGTGATCGCGCACGCCACAGGCACGCCCGCCGGCGACGAAGCCGAGTTCACCGCGCTGCGGGACGCGTATTCGTCCGGCACCGTCCAGGTGACGTCGAACAAGTCGCTGATCGGCCACACCGGCTGGGCGGCGGGCGTGGTGTCGGTGATCCAGGCGCTGCTGGCGTTGCGGCACGGCCGGATTCCGGCGCAGCACCGGTTCACCGCCGTGCCCGAGCGGTTCGGCATCGAGGGCACGGGGTTGACCGTGCCGACCGAGTCGGTGCCGTGGCCCGCCCGTGCCGACCGACCGCGGACGGTCGCCGTGTCGGGCTTCGGGTTCGGCGGCACGAACGCGCACCTGCTCGTCCAGGAATACCGACCCGGTAGGGCGAATCGTTCCGGCTACGGCACGCGCGCCGCGCGACCGGCGGTCGTCGTCGGCTGGTCCACGCACCTGGCCGACGGCGGCACGTTCGGCGACGCCTACCCGCACCCGCCGTTCCACCTGTTGCGGATGCCCGCGGCGGCGGTCCGCGCGACCGACCGGACCCAGCTGGCGATCCTGGAGTGCGTCGACCGCCTGCCCGCCGAGGTCAGGGCGGTGTGCGAGGCGCACCACGCGCGGGTGGGCGTCGTGGTCGGGCACACCGGGCCGACGCGTTCGGCGTCGCTGTACGGATTGCGCGCCTACCTGGACGCGCTGGACGAGGCCGCCGACACGGAGTCGGTGAAGGTGCTGCTGAAGCGGGCACGCCACCACGCCACCGGGCTGATCGGCGCGCCGACCGAGGACTCGTTCCCCGGCGGCATGCCGAACGTCATCGCCGCCCGCCCGTGCAACCGCTTCGACCTGCGGGGCCTGAACGTGGCCGTGGACGGTGGCGACGAGTCCCTGTCCCAGGCGTTCGCGACGGCCCGGCGCTACCTGGAGTTCGGCGACGTGGACCTGGTGCTGGTCGCCGGGGTGCACGGCAACACGCTCCCGTCCTGGCGGGCACTGACCGACTCGGCCACGCCACCCACCGAGGGCGCCGCGTTGTTCGCCGTGGCGACCGGGGACCTGGCCGAGGCCACCGGCCTGCCGGTCCTGGCCGAACTGACGGAGGAGTCCCCGTGA
- a CDS encoding KR domain-containing protein, which produces MTARDLVAWLADPRAPRHFDRPGLHLRRPHDDHAATPGNPPHTSRPAPDAHPADHLSESPPAEPFLLDRHVLTWVEHPRVVVRPTPPALPPGVLVLTNSRAAVAGLDLPHDATVLVADGVSPVVAPPPSRHVRVLVDHGRVGVGWSPAVRALLDLHELLFLAARAKPDTLLVTLLDAVHDGVPGAFTGLFTGFVKSLALEFPDVPTVATLHEPGPVDQALARSVRELGARQHLPVVSYVDNRRRTPKAVGKPAGPGDFTLDTTSLVVAAGGARGIGAPILLALARRFRPRLLVLGSTEPDRSTTADKARYIREQAALGVPVGAASARFEKLREAREVDATLTALSELCGPGRVEYVRCDLRDPAAVRAAVAGRGRADLLLNIAGTNRAADVRSKSPDDFRAVRDLKLHTYLNLKDALRDRPPRRWLNFGSFVGFTGQLGETDYASANDFLNTAAGAAGGGESTTGWTLWRDTGLGATPIMRAFLAKSDQFTATPTAEGVAHFLAELGTPETTVFYGDKERAAIAAALPGYAHLRPLPFLDTVEHPSPTTLVATRTFDLARDGWLADHRVHGYPTLPGTFVPELAAEAALALVPHRIPVVFEDVRLHSFLRVYDERPRTKKITAELVSADEVESVVQVHVSGDVHAPDGRVLAADRPHFSAVVRLRDEPVPSPTWPHWDDHGTTPVRDPYHVPGAAVELTGVFVSTSDTRLHPHGKKALSALDPQAIRRDLPDLVVPSVLLDGLVRVAVLDLVDRHHTPVAVPRAIRRVDLYGTRSDSDLAGTPVRLYVTPADLDLEAEPADNRCVAVAPDGSVLMQVKDVIGTVVGHVDQRDGRFDDTPRRRP; this is translated from the coding sequence GTGACCGCCCGCGACCTCGTGGCCTGGCTCGCCGATCCCCGGGCACCACGACACTTCGACCGACCGGGCCTGCACCTGCGCCGCCCGCACGACGACCACGCGGCCACGCCCGGAAACCCACCGCACACCAGCCGACCCGCGCCCGACGCACACCCGGCCGACCACCTGTCGGAGTCCCCGCCCGCCGAGCCGTTCCTGCTCGACCGGCACGTCCTGACCTGGGTCGAGCACCCCAGGGTCGTGGTGCGGCCGACCCCACCCGCGTTGCCGCCGGGTGTCCTGGTGTTGACCAACTCCCGCGCGGCCGTCGCCGGGCTCGACCTGCCGCACGACGCGACCGTGCTCGTCGCGGACGGCGTCTCGCCGGTGGTCGCGCCACCTCCTTCGAGGCACGTGCGCGTGCTGGTCGACCACGGTCGGGTCGGGGTCGGTTGGTCGCCTGCCGTCCGCGCGTTGCTCGACCTGCACGAGCTGCTGTTCCTGGCCGCCCGCGCCAAGCCGGACACGCTCCTGGTCACCCTGCTCGACGCCGTCCACGACGGTGTGCCGGGCGCGTTCACCGGGCTGTTCACCGGGTTCGTGAAGAGCCTGGCGCTGGAGTTCCCGGACGTGCCCACCGTCGCCACGCTGCACGAACCCGGCCCGGTCGACCAGGCGCTCGCCCGATCCGTGCGAGAACTCGGCGCCCGACAACACCTCCCCGTCGTGTCCTATGTGGACAACCGCAGGCGCACGCCCAAGGCCGTCGGCAAACCCGCCGGCCCCGGCGACTTCACGCTCGACACCACCTCGCTGGTCGTCGCCGCCGGCGGCGCCCGGGGCATCGGCGCACCGATCCTGCTCGCACTCGCCCGCCGCTTCCGCCCACGCCTGCTCGTCCTGGGCAGCACCGAGCCGGACCGGTCGACCACCGCCGACAAGGCCCGCTACATCCGGGAGCAGGCCGCCCTGGGCGTGCCGGTCGGGGCGGCGTCGGCGAGGTTCGAGAAGCTGCGCGAGGCCCGCGAGGTCGACGCCACGCTCACCGCCCTGTCGGAACTCTGCGGACCGGGACGCGTCGAGTACGTGCGCTGCGACCTGCGCGACCCGGCGGCGGTCCGGGCCGCCGTCGCCGGTCGGGGACGGGCGGACCTGCTGCTCAACATCGCGGGCACCAACCGCGCGGCCGACGTGCGGTCCAAGTCGCCCGACGACTTCCGGGCCGTGCGCGACCTCAAGCTGCACACGTACCTCAACCTCAAGGACGCGCTGCGCGACCGGCCGCCGCGCCGGTGGCTCAACTTCGGCTCGTTCGTCGGGTTCACCGGCCAGCTCGGCGAGACGGACTACGCCTCGGCCAACGACTTCCTCAACACGGCGGCCGGCGCGGCGGGCGGCGGCGAGTCGACCACGGGCTGGACGCTGTGGCGCGACACCGGCCTGGGCGCGACGCCGATCATGCGGGCGTTCCTGGCCAAGAGCGACCAGTTCACCGCCACCCCGACCGCCGAGGGCGTCGCGCACTTCCTGGCCGAACTCGGCACGCCCGAGACCACCGTGTTCTACGGGGACAAGGAACGCGCGGCGATCGCGGCGGCACTGCCGGGCTACGCGCACCTGCGCCCGTTGCCGTTCCTGGACACCGTCGAGCACCCGTCCCCGACGACCCTGGTCGCCACCCGCACGTTCGACCTGGCCCGCGACGGCTGGCTGGCCGACCACCGGGTGCACGGCTACCCGACGTTGCCCGGCACGTTCGTGCCCGAACTCGCGGCCGAGGCCGCGCTCGCCCTCGTGCCGCACCGGATCCCGGTCGTGTTCGAGGACGTCAGGCTGCACTCGTTCCTGCGCGTGTACGACGAACGCCCGCGCACCAAGAAGATCACCGCCGAGCTGGTGTCGGCCGACGAGGTCGAGTCGGTCGTACAGGTGCACGTGTCGGGCGACGTGCACGCGCCCGACGGCCGGGTTCTCGCCGCCGACCGGCCGCACTTCTCGGCCGTGGTGCGGCTGCGCGACGAACCCGTGCCCTCGCCGACCTGGCCGCACTGGGACGACCACGGCACGACCCCGGTGCGCGACCCGTACCACGTGCCGGGCGCGGCCGTGGAGCTGACCGGCGTCTTCGTGTCCACATCGGACACGCGACTGCACCCGCACGGCAAGAAGGCGCTGTCCGCTTTGGACCCCCAAGCGATCCGACGCGATCTCCCCGACCTGGTCGTCCCGTCGGTGCTGCTCGACGGCCTGGTCCGGGTGGCCGTGCTGGACCTGGTGGACCGGCACCACACGCCGGTCGCCGTACCCAGGGCGATCCGCCGGGTCGACCTCTACGGCACCCGTTCCGATTCCGACCTGGCCGGCACGCCGGTCCGGCTGTACGTCACCCCCGCCGATCTCGACCTCGAAGCCGAACCGGCGGACAACCGGTGTGTCGCGGTCGCGCCGGACGGTTCCGTGCTGATGCAGGTGAAGGACGTCATCGGCACGGTCGTCGGGCACGTCGACCAGCGCGACGGCCGGTTCGACGACACCCCGAGGAGACGACCATGA